One part of the Lotus japonicus ecotype B-129 chromosome 2, LjGifu_v1.2 genome encodes these proteins:
- the LOC130736265 gene encoding uncharacterized protein LOC130736265 gives MTVDQEKLPVEPEAPPMPDLEIDLDEQVAMDQSDHAEDPEQMPQKPVAEEEENLKFEGEECKIERMIQRFFFDVTTAAAQTAAQAQREAEENARRAQRAEQDHAQDQIRMRTDFNRHGPPKFQVEVEPEKADLWVQEREKIFEALHTPDGEKMNMSTFMLKGDVEYWWSAKQLMTASHVAITWDSFKGAFMEKYFPETAREDMEYQFLGLRQGAMTVGEYTARLETMSMHFRFFQAQVDELYLCNRFMRGLRNDIEESVRLLGIRFFQQLVEKAREVETTKNRQRGRPQSGGPIHSGQGQAGKFDKGKAPQRKPYQRPADKVPFAGKGGTAIPKEEVACFKRNQKGHCPKECGKEIMC, from the exons ATGACGGTTGATCAGGAGAAGCTACCAGTGGAGCCTGAAGCACCACCGATGCCAGACTTGGAGATCGACCTTGACGAGCAGGTGGCTATGGATCAGAGTGATCATGCTGAGGATCCCGAGCAGATGCCACAAAAGCCTGTagcggaagaagaagagaatctGAAGTTTGAAGGCGAAGAATGCAAGATTGAGCGGATGATTCAGCGGTTCTTCT ttgaT GTTACCACGGCTGCTGCTCAGACCGCTGCACAGGCGCAGCGGGAAGCTGAAGAAAATGCTAGGAGAGCACAGAGAGCTGAACAGGATCATGCACAAGACCAGATCCGAATGAGAACTGATTTTAACCGCCATGGTCCACCCAAGTTCCAAGTTGAGGTGGAGCCAGAGAAAGCAGATTTGTGGGTCCAGGAGAGGGAAAAGATTTTCGAGGCTCTCCATACTCCGGATGGGGAAAAAATGAATATGTCTACCTTCATGCTGAAGGGCGATGTCGAGTACTGGTGGAGTGCCAAACAATTGATGACTGCTAGCCATGTGGCTATCACTTGGGACTCTTTCAAAGGAGCTTTCATGGAGAAGTACTTCCCTGAGACTGCTAGGGAAGATATGGAATACCAATTCCTTGGTTTGAGACAGGGAGCGATGACAGTGGGAGAATATACTGCTAGATTGGAGACGATGTCAATGCACTTTCGCTTCTTCCAAGCGCAAGTGGATGAACTGTACCTGTGCAATCGGTTCATGAGAGGACTGAGGAACGACATAGAAGAGTCTGTGAGACTGTTGGGGATCAGATTTTTCCAACAGCTGGTTGAGAAAGCTCGTGAAGTGGAGACAACGAAGAATCGCCAGAGGGGCCGACCTCAAAGTGGAGGACCTATCCATTCTGGGCAGGGACAAGCAGGAAAGTTTGATAAGGGCAAAGCACCACAGAGAAAGCCTTACCAACGCCCTGCTGACAAAGTGCCTTTCGCTGGAAAAGGTGGGACAGCTATACCTAAGGAGGAGGTTGCCTGTTTCAAGCGCAATCAGAAGGGGCACTGCCCAAAAGAGTGTGGGAAAGAAATCATGTGCTAG